One stretch of Pseudoramibacter sp. DNA includes these proteins:
- the trkA gene encoding Trk system potassium transporter TrkA — translation MQMIIVGCGKVGSALAAKLSNEDHNITVIDTNAERVRHLTDLYDVMGICGNGTDYQILERADIQNTDLIIAVTYSDEVNLLCCVLAKRASACRTIARVRNPIYSTGRDYIRRELGLAMTINPEHAAAREIVHLLRFPTAMGINSFSKGHIEMFRFRVPDQSPLIGCAVKDSKILQKDGLICIAERGDEIVIPDGNYVISKNDKLSVILSPKNAMAFISAVGLKTETVKNTMIVGCGEMGYYLSKMLINMGIKVKIIERDRDRCELLAEHLPKAQIICGDGSDEDLLREEGLDEMDSLVACTGIDEENIILSLYAKNKIHTKVVTKMSRLEFNDVIRSLDLDSVINPKAITTESILQYVRAMANSYDSNVETLYKIMDDRVEALEFVIHHNSAITHLPFEDLKIKKNTIIAGIYRQNKLIIPDGQSYFIPGDSVIVVTTNTGFDNIGDILENKVAL, via the coding sequence ATGCAAATGATCATTGTCGGGTGCGGAAAAGTTGGCTCCGCATTAGCCGCAAAATTATCGAATGAAGACCACAACATCACCGTGATCGACACCAACGCTGAGCGCGTCCGTCATCTGACGGACCTCTACGACGTCATGGGGATCTGCGGAAACGGAACGGATTATCAGATTTTAGAGCGCGCAGACATTCAGAACACCGACCTGATCATCGCGGTGACCTACAGCGACGAGGTTAATCTGCTGTGCTGCGTCCTCGCTAAACGGGCATCGGCCTGCCGGACCATCGCCCGGGTCAGAAATCCCATTTATTCCACCGGCCGGGATTACATCAGAAGAGAACTGGGCCTGGCCATGACCATCAACCCGGAACATGCCGCCGCCCGGGAAATCGTCCACCTGCTGCGTTTCCCGACGGCCATGGGCATCAACAGCTTTTCAAAGGGCCACATCGAAATGTTCCGCTTCCGGGTGCCCGATCAATCGCCCCTCATCGGCTGCGCCGTCAAGGATTCCAAGATTCTTCAGAAGGACGGCCTGATCTGCATTGCCGAACGCGGCGATGAAATCGTCATTCCCGACGGGAATTACGTGATCTCCAAAAACGACAAGCTCTCGGTCATTTTAAGTCCAAAAAACGCCATGGCGTTCATCAGCGCGGTCGGGCTTAAAACCGAAACCGTCAAAAACACCATGATCGTCGGCTGCGGCGAAATGGGGTATTACCTGTCGAAGATGCTCATCAACATGGGCATCAAGGTCAAAATCATCGAACGGGACCGAGACCGCTGTGAGCTTCTCGCCGAACACCTCCCCAAGGCGCAGATCATCTGCGGCGACGGCTCCGACGAAGACCTGCTCCGGGAAGAAGGCCTCGATGAAATGGATTCCCTCGTCGCCTGCACCGGCATCGACGAAGAAAACATCATCCTCTCTCTCTACGCCAAAAACAAAATCCATACGAAGGTCGTCACCAAAATGAGCCGTCTGGAATTCAACGACGTCATTCGGAGCCTCGACCTGGATTCGGTGATCAATCCAAAAGCCATCACCACTGAAAGCATTCTTCAATACGTCCGGGCCATGGCCAACTCCTACGACTCCAATGTGGAAACCCTCTACAAAATCATGGACGACCGCGTGGAAGCCCTGGAATTTGTGATTCACCACAATTCAGCCATCACCCACTTGCCCTTTGAAGACCTTAAGATTAAAAAGAACACCATCATCGCCGGCATCTACCGGCAGAATAAGCTGATCATTCCCGACGGGCAGTCCTATTTCATCCCCGGGGATTCGGTCATCGTGGTGACCACCAATACGGGCTTCGACAACATCGGCGACATTCTGGAAAACAAGGTGGCCCTATGA
- a CDS encoding TrkH family potassium uptake protein, producing MNFPMIRYVTSWILRIEGMLLCSSVIIGLIYHEYAVMPAYFIVIAGCEGVGFLLSKKPEDSRIYQKGGYIAVALAWIVMSAVGALPFVITGEIPHYIDAVFEIVSGFTTTGSSILKDVEAVSHASLFWRSFSHWIGGMGVLVFILMFIPVKGGSQMNLMRAESPGPDVSKFVPRVHNTASILYKIYIGMTLGMIACLLVAGMPWFDTLCITFGSAGTGGFGVLNSSCASYTAVQQWIITVGMMAFGVNFSFYFLLLYKWPKEAFKMEEVRAYVLIILASVAMITVQIMVQRPHYTHFEHALRASAFQVSSIITTTGYSTTNFDLWPSFSKWILVLLMICGACAGSTGGGLKVSRVLVLLKTLKKELLQLVHPRSVRKVMLDGETVEHTVLRSINVFTAVYFLIFGLSILLISLDGFSMETNFTAVAATLNNIGPGLAGVGPASNFSAYSGFSKIVLIFDMLAGRLEIFPMLLLFVPSVWRRS from the coding sequence ATGAATTTCCCAATGATTCGTTACGTCACCAGCTGGATTTTAAGAATTGAAGGCATGCTCCTTTGCTCTTCTGTGATTATCGGCCTGATTTATCACGAATACGCCGTCATGCCCGCTTATTTCATCGTCATCGCCGGCTGCGAAGGCGTCGGCTTTCTCCTCTCGAAAAAGCCTGAGGATTCGCGCATTTATCAGAAAGGCGGCTACATCGCCGTCGCCCTGGCGTGGATCGTCATGTCGGCCGTCGGCGCGCTGCCCTTTGTGATCACCGGCGAAATTCCCCATTACATCGACGCGGTGTTTGAAATCGTCAGCGGGTTCACCACGACGGGCTCTTCGATTTTAAAAGACGTCGAAGCGGTCAGCCACGCGAGCCTGTTCTGGCGAAGCTTCTCCCACTGGATCGGCGGAATGGGCGTCCTCGTCTTCATCCTGATGTTCATTCCCGTGAAAGGCGGCTCCCAAATGAACCTCATGCGGGCGGAAAGCCCAGGCCCTGATGTGTCCAAATTCGTGCCCCGGGTACACAATACCGCCTCAATCCTCTACAAAATCTACATCGGCATGACCCTGGGCATGATCGCCTGCCTGCTCGTCGCAGGCATGCCGTGGTTTGACACCCTGTGCATCACATTCGGCTCTGCGGGCACCGGCGGTTTCGGCGTTTTAAACAGCAGCTGCGCGTCCTACACGGCGGTTCAGCAGTGGATCATCACCGTCGGCATGATGGCCTTCGGCGTCAACTTCAGCTTTTATTTCCTGCTGCTGTACAAGTGGCCTAAAGAAGCCTTCAAAATGGAAGAAGTCCGCGCCTACGTCCTCATCATTCTGGCGTCGGTCGCCATGATCACGGTTCAGATCATGGTCCAGCGCCCCCACTACACCCATTTTGAACACGCTCTGCGGGCATCGGCCTTCCAGGTCAGTTCCATCATCACCACCACCGGCTATTCGACCACGAACTTCGACCTGTGGCCGTCGTTTTCGAAATGGATTCTCGTGCTCCTCATGATCTGCGGCGCCTGCGCCGGCAGCACCGGCGGCGGCTTGAAAGTCTCCCGGGTTTTGGTGCTCCTTAAAACCCTTAAAAAAGAACTGCTGCAGCTCGTCCATCCCCGCTCGGTGCGGAAGGTCATGCTCGACGGCGAAACCGTCGAACACACGGTGCTGCGCTCCATCAACGTCTTTACGGCGGTTTATTTCCTGATCTTCGGCCTGTCCATCCTTTTGATCAGTCTGGACGGCTTCTCGATGGAAACCAACTTCACAGCGGTCGCCGCGACCCTCAACAATATCGGACCGGGGCTCGCCGGCGTTGGGCCCGCGTCGAACTTCTCCGCCTACAGCGGCTTCAGCAAGATTGTCCTCATCTTCGACATGCTTGCTGGGCGTTTGGAAATCTTCCCGATGCTGCTGCTCTTCGTGCCCTCGGTGTGGCGGCGTTCTTAA